One Dromiciops gliroides isolate mDroGli1 chromosome 3, mDroGli1.pri, whole genome shotgun sequence DNA segment encodes these proteins:
- the HES5 gene encoding transcription factor HES-5, protein MAPSAISMDILTPKEKNRLRKPVVEKMRRDRINSSIEQLKLLLEKEFQRHQPNSKLEKADILEMTVSYLKHSKAFASCPKSLQQDYSEGYSWCLKEAVQFLTLHSANTDTQMKLLYHFQRPQASLTTIQDLKPPSTSSLSPATSTKPATGQSSSSNSLWRPW, encoded by the exons ATGGCCCCCAGCGCTATTTCAATGGATATTCTCACtcccaaagagaaaaacaga CTGAGAAAGCCGGTGGTGGAAAAGATGCGCCGGGACCGCATCAACAGCAGCATCGAGCAGCTGAAACTGTTACTGGAGAAGGAGTTTCAGAGACACCAGCCCAACTCTAAACTGGAGAAGGCGGACATCCTGGAAATGACTGTCAGCTACCTGAAACACAGTAAAG CTTTTGCATCCTGCCCCAAGAGCCTGCAGCAGGACTACAGCGAGGGCTACTCTTGGTGTCTCAAAGAAGCGGTCCAATTCCTCACCTTGCACTCGGCCAACACAGACACCCAGATGAAGCTGCTCTATCACTTCCAGAGGCCGCAGGCATCCCTGACCACTATTCAAGACTTGAAACCACCTTCCACCTCTTCCTTGTCCCCGGCTACCTCGACCAAGCCAGCGACTGGACAGTCATCTTCCAGCAATAGCCTCTGGCGGCCCTGGTAG